A genomic region of uncultured Roseibium sp. contains the following coding sequences:
- a CDS encoding acyl-CoA synthetase translates to MLPHDAQSYADLCARFSWDIPERFNIGTAICDVWAEREPSRDALIYVEEGGDTAAYTYADLKRLSNQLANLLVSVGVHPGDRVGVLLPQRPETAYAHIASLKAGAISIPLFTLFGEEALEYRLRDSGAKVVITDRNGAAKLEPLRDRLPHLSAIFCVDGEDSGADDLASRMAGHMTEFEPFDTGPDDPAIIIYTSGTTGQPKGALHGHRVLLGHLPGVEMSHDFLGQPGDRIWTPADWAWIGGLLDVLMPALFLGVPVVACRFRKFTAESAFQLLADQKIRNTFLPPTALKMMRQVPDAEKRWQLDLRSVASGGETLGAELIDWGRQTFGLTINEFYGQTECNMIVSSCSRLMPARPGIMGRAVPGHRVAIVDDHGEPLPANTLGNIAVNRPDPVMFLKYWNNDTATSEKFAGDWMLTGDTGLEDDDGWLHFIGRDDDVITSSGYRIGPGEIEDCLLRHPAVAMAGVVGKPDPRRTEIVKAFIVLKGGVEPTGTLAGDIAEFVKTRLAAHEYPREVAFVDTLPMTTTGKVIRRELRARAEREG, encoded by the coding sequence ATGCTGCCGCATGACGCGCAGAGCTACGCGGATCTCTGCGCGCGTTTTTCCTGGGACATACCCGAACGTTTCAACATCGGAACAGCGATCTGCGATGTCTGGGCAGAGCGCGAGCCGTCCCGCGACGCGCTGATCTATGTCGAGGAAGGCGGCGATACCGCCGCCTACACCTATGCAGATCTTAAACGGCTGTCCAACCAGCTGGCCAATCTTCTGGTCAGTGTTGGCGTTCACCCGGGAGACCGTGTCGGCGTGTTGCTGCCGCAGCGGCCGGAGACAGCATATGCGCATATCGCGTCCCTGAAAGCCGGAGCGATCTCGATCCCGCTCTTTACTCTTTTCGGCGAGGAAGCGCTCGAATACCGGCTGCGCGATTCGGGCGCGAAAGTCGTAATCACGGACAGGAACGGTGCCGCGAAACTGGAACCGCTGAGAGACCGTCTGCCGCATCTGAGCGCCATCTTCTGCGTCGACGGTGAAGACAGCGGCGCCGACGATCTGGCAAGCCGCATGGCCGGACACATGACGGAGTTCGAGCCATTTGACACCGGCCCGGATGATCCCGCCATCATCATTTACACGTCCGGAACCACCGGACAGCCCAAGGGCGCACTCCACGGCCACAGGGTCCTGCTCGGCCACCTGCCCGGTGTGGAGATGAGTCATGACTTCCTCGGTCAGCCCGGAGACCGCATCTGGACACCTGCCGACTGGGCCTGGATCGGCGGCCTGCTTGATGTGCTGATGCCCGCGCTTTTTCTTGGCGTCCCCGTCGTCGCCTGCCGTTTCAGGAAGTTCACGGCGGAAAGCGCCTTCCAGCTTCTTGCGGACCAGAAGATCCGCAACACATTCCTGCCGCCCACGGCCCTGAAAATGATGCGCCAGGTGCCGGATGCCGAAAAGCGATGGCAGCTTGATTTGCGGTCGGTGGCCTCCGGCGGCGAAACGCTTGGCGCGGAGCTGATCGACTGGGGCCGGCAGACCTTCGGACTGACCATCAACGAGTTCTACGGCCAGACCGAATGCAACATGATCGTCTCGAGCTGCAGCAGGCTCATGCCTGCACGGCCGGGCATCATGGGCCGCGCGGTGCCGGGGCATCGCGTCGCCATCGTTGACGATCACGGCGAACCGCTGCCGGCGAACACGCTCGGCAACATTGCCGTCAACCGGCCCGACCCGGTGATGTTCCTGAAATACTGGAACAACGACACGGCAACGTCGGAGAAATTCGCCGGCGACTGGATGCTGACCGGAGACACGGGCCTGGAAGACGACGACGGATGGCTGCATTTCATCGGCCGGGACGATGATGTCATCACGTCTTCCGGCTACCGGATCGGACCCGGCGAAATCGAGGACTGTCTGCTCCGCCACCCGGCCGTAGCGATGGCAGGGGTTGTCGGCAAGCCGGATCCCCGGCGCACCGAGATCGTCAAGGCGTTCATCGTGCTGAAGGGCGGCGTCGAGCCAACCGGCACGCTCGCCGGCGACATCGCCGAATTCGTCAAGACCCGCCTCGCAGCACATGAATACCCGCGCGAGGTTGCCTTCGTGGACACCCTGCCCATGACCACGACCGGAAAGGTTATCCGGCGCGAGTTGCGGGCACGCGCAGAGCGGGAGGGGTGA
- a CDS encoding hydroxymethylglutaryl-CoA lyase — protein sequence MPEFVTIFEMGPRDGLQNEKQFVPTERKIELVDRLSDCGFRKIEVTSFVSPKWVPQMADAQDVMDGIYRHPAVVYSVLTPNVKGYTAARKASADEVAIFGSASEGFSRKNINCSVAESIERFKPLLKKAEQDEMPVRGYVSCVTDCPYDGPTPPQKVADVAGQLLELGCYEISLGDTIGAGTPETIGKMLDAVLAAVPADRLAGHYHDTKGLALANIEVSLERGVRVFDSAIAGLGGCPYAPGARGNVATEAVIALVAERGFETGIRSDRLEAVTDYARSLRSMEP from the coding sequence ATGCCCGAATTCGTCACAATCTTCGAAATGGGTCCGCGCGACGGACTGCAGAACGAAAAGCAGTTTGTCCCGACCGAACGCAAGATCGAACTGGTCGATCGCCTGTCGGACTGCGGCTTCCGCAAGATTGAAGTCACCAGCTTCGTCAGCCCCAAATGGGTGCCGCAAATGGCCGATGCGCAGGACGTCATGGACGGGATCTACCGGCATCCGGCCGTGGTCTACTCCGTCCTGACCCCGAACGTGAAAGGCTACACGGCTGCCCGCAAGGCATCAGCCGACGAGGTTGCAATCTTCGGATCGGCCTCGGAAGGCTTTTCAAGGAAGAACATCAACTGCTCGGTTGCCGAAAGCATCGAACGGTTCAAACCTCTGCTCAAGAAAGCCGAGCAGGACGAGATGCCCGTACGCGGCTATGTCTCCTGCGTCACCGATTGTCCGTATGACGGACCGACGCCGCCGCAGAAGGTCGCGGACGTTGCCGGCCAGTTGCTCGAACTCGGCTGCTACGAGATCTCCCTCGGCGACACGATCGGTGCAGGCACCCCGGAAACGATCGGAAAAATGCTGGACGCTGTCCTGGCGGCCGTACCGGCTGACCGGTTGGCAGGTCACTACCACGACACCAAGGGCCTGGCGCTTGCCAACATCGAGGTCAGCCTTGAACGCGGTGTGCGCGTCTTCGACAGCGCGATTGCCGGTCTCGGCGGCTGCCCCTATGCGCCGGGCGCCAGGGGCAATGTCGCGACCGAAGCCGTGATCGCGCTTGTCGCGGAAAGGGGTTTTGAAACAGGTATCAGATCCGATCGGCTGGAGGCCGTCACGGACTATGCGCGCAGCCTGAGGAGCATGGAGCCATGA
- a CDS encoding crotonase/enoyl-CoA hydratase family protein, translating to MTFETISIAQDDRGVATLTLNRPDKHNSMSAQMIAELTRAAAQLAGANDIRAVVLTGAGDSFCAGGDLSWMREQFEADRTTRMAEARKLAMMLKALNELPKPLIGRVQGQAFGGGVGLMSVCDTVVAVETARFGLTEVRLGLIPATISPYVLARMSEGKARRVFMSARIFSAEEARALDLVANVTDEAGLQAAVEREIKPYLGAAPAAVAASKALARSLGPVITDEVIEDTIRRLADTWETPTAREGISAFFEKRKPVWVSG from the coding sequence ATGACCTTTGAAACCATATCGATTGCGCAGGATGATCGCGGCGTCGCGACCCTGACACTCAACCGTCCGGACAAACACAATTCCATGTCCGCACAGATGATTGCCGAACTCACCAGGGCCGCCGCACAGCTTGCCGGGGCGAACGATATCCGGGCCGTCGTTCTAACCGGCGCCGGCGACAGCTTCTGTGCCGGCGGGGATCTCTCCTGGATGCGCGAGCAATTCGAGGCGGACAGGACAACGCGCATGGCTGAAGCGCGCAAGCTTGCCATGATGCTGAAAGCGCTGAATGAACTGCCCAAACCCCTGATCGGACGCGTTCAGGGACAGGCGTTTGGCGGCGGCGTTGGCCTGATGAGCGTGTGCGACACGGTGGTTGCCGTCGAGACGGCGCGTTTCGGCCTGACCGAGGTGCGGCTGGGCCTGATCCCGGCCACCATCAGTCCTTATGTCCTTGCCCGCATGAGCGAAGGCAAGGCCCGGCGCGTTTTCATGTCGGCGCGGATCTTTTCCGCGGAAGAAGCAAGGGCGCTCGATCTTGTTGCCAATGTCACCGACGAGGCCGGACTGCAGGCCGCCGTCGAAAGGGAAATCAAGCCGTATCTGGGCGCTGCCCCGGCGGCGGTCGCCGCCTCCAAGGCACTTGCCAGGTCACTCGGCCCGGTGATCACCGATGAGGTCATCGAGGATACCATCCGGCGTCTCGCCGATACCTGGGAAACCCCGACAGCTCGCGAGGGTATCTCCGCATTTTTCGAAAAAAGAAAACCGGTCTGGGTGTCCGGCTGA